The genome window AACCGTCCTCTCGCGGCGAGCCGTCGGGGGGTTCACTCTCGGTCCGCGGTTCGATCCTCTTCCGCGGTTCGCTCCCGCTCCGCGAGCCGCTCCGCGATCGCCGCGCCCGCGGTGCGCGGATCGGCCTCGCGGACCGCGACGGCGTCGCCGACCGCGACGCGGCCGGGCTCGACCACGTCACAGCAGAGTCCGCCGCGGTTCCGGAGCGCCGACGCGAGCCCGTCCTCGCCGGCGAGCTCCTCGACGTGGGCGCAGGGCGGGCGCCGCCGGGTCGGGCGCAGGAGCGCGTCGCCCACCGCGACGGTCGCGTCGAGCAGCGCGTCCATCTCGGCGCCGAACCCGTCGACGACGACGTTCCGGCGGTGCCGGCCGTCGCGCACGTCGATGCCGGTCTCCTCGCGGACCGCCGCGAGCGCCTCCGCGGCGACGAGGGTGACCGCGCAGGCGTCGAGCCGGAAGTGGCCGTCGCCGCTTCGGTAGCGGTCGCCCGCGACGCCGTCGGGGCGGATCTCGACCGCGTCGCGGCGGACGGGAGGCGCGCCGCTCTCGGGGGCCGTGACGAGCGCGTCGACCGCGCCGGTCCGCGTCGACTCCGCGGTCACTCGTCGAAGGTCCCCGCGGTCAGGTAGCGCTCGCCGCTGTCCCAGAAGACGGTAACGACGAGCGGTTCCTCGCCGGCGAACGAGCCGCGCTCGCGGAGTTCGGCCGCCACGTCCTTCGCGGCGAGGTTCGAGGCGCCCGACGACTGACCGACTAAGATCCCCTCCTCGCGGGCGAGGCGGCGGCACTCGGCCTCGGCGTCCTCGAGTTCGACCGTGCGGATCTCGTCGATCAGGTCGACGTCGAGGTTCGGCGCGACGAACCCCGGCCCCATCCCCTGAAAGCCGTCGTTCCCCGCCGGACCGCCGGAGAGGACGGCGTTGTCCGCGGGCTCGACCGCGTCGATCCGGACGTCCGGGAACGCCTCGCGCAGGCGGCGGCCGATCCCGGAGAGCGTGCCCCCCGTCCCGACGCCGGCGACGAGGGCGTCAATGGTCCGGTCGCCGACCTGATCGAGTATCTCCGGCCCGGTCGTCTCGTAGTGCGCGCGGGGGTTCGCGGGGTTCTCGAACTGGCGGAGCTGGACGGTGTTCGGGTCTTCTTCGAGCTCGTCGGCGCGCTCCTTCGCGGCCGAGATGTCGCCGTCGACGAGCTCGACCGTCGCGCCGTACGCCTTCATCAGGCGGCGGCGCTCGACCGACTTCCCCTCCGGGATCACGAGCCTGACGTCGTAGCCGCGCACCGCGCCGACCATCGCCAGCCCGATGCCGGTGTTGCCCGAGGTCGGCTCCACGATGCGGTCGCCCGGCTCGATCTCGCCCGCCTCCTCCGCGGCCTCGACCATGTACCGCGCCGGGCGGTCCTTGGCCGAGCCGCCCGGGTTGCGGGACTCGACTTTCGCCGCCACCGTCGTTCCCGCGGGCGCGTCGACCCGCACCAGCGGCGAGCCGAGCGTCGACAGGATGTAGTCGTCCATTACCCGAACGGAGGCGGCCGCGACCCAAAGGCCCCGCGGACTCCGGCAATCGATGTCGGCCGCGACGACCGAATCGGTTTATAAATCACCGCGAGTCGGACGAGGCCGTTTATAAATAGACGGCCGACACCGCGGGGCCGACGCGGTGGCGCGTGCCGACGAGCGCCGCAACGCGGCGCGAGTCGCACGCGCGAGGGAGTCGCTGGCGCCCGGAGCGAAGCGGAGGGGGCCAGCGACGAGGCTGGGGAGGCGTGAGGTGCGGGGCTGTCCGATGCGGGGTTGTGCGGTGCGGGGCGGGACTCGAAGGGGCGGGCGCGAGGCGGGCGCAGGCGACGGTAGGACCGCAGCGAGTGAGCGCAGCGAACGAGCGAGGACCGCCCCGAGCGTGCGCCCGCCTCGCGCCCGGGGCTTCGGAGGGGCCCGTGTCGATCAGCGATTTATAAGCAGCCGTGTCCAGCCGAGCGCCCGGGGCTTCGGAGGGGTCCGTGTCGAGTCCCCACTTAAAAGCGGTCGGGTCGGCGTACCGCCGGAACGTCGGGCTGTTCGCGCCGCGACCGACCGGAACCTCGTCTTGCCACCGACGCGCCGTTTACGTTGCTCCGCGACCAACGTGGCGCCATGACCCTCGAAACCCTCGCGCCCGCCGCCGACCTCGACGCGGACGCGTTCGACGACGCCGTCCTCGAAGCGCTCGGAGCCGACGACTACGTATTTAAGGTGTGGGGCGGCGACTGGTGCGGCGACTGCCAGCGCCAGCTCCCCGAGTTCGGCGCCGCGCTCGCGGCCGCCGGCGTCCCCGACGACCGGATCGAGGCGTACCCGGTGACGAAGGGGCCCGACGGCAAGGAGGGCGAACTGGTCGCGGAGTACGGCATCGAACTGATCCCCACCGTCGTCGTCGAGTCGCCCGACGGCGAGGAGCTCGCGCGGTTCGTCGAGGAGGAGGCCGTCTCCATCGCGGCGTACCTGGCCGACCGGCTCGCGGACGTCGAAGCGACCGCCTGAATCGACTGCCGCCGCTCAGTCGTCGCTCGCGTTCACGTCGAACGCGTAGTAGAGCCCGGTCATCGTGACGCCCATCGTGACCGCTTGGACCGTCGTGGTGATGTCGAGGAGGATCCCGACCGAGAGGAGCGTCGTCGTCACTATCACGCCGGCGAGGAGGGCGTATCTGAGCCGCGAGAGCCCGCGCGCCCAGTCGTCGAGCCGGCGATACAGCGTCCGGGGACTCGTCATGGGCCGTCGTGTCGTGCGCGAGGCAAGTGCCTTCGGGTCCGCGCGCCACGTCGAGGCCGAGCGCTCAAGTCGGTCCGGCGACGACGCGGCGTATGGCACGCGTTACGGTCTGGAACGAGTACCGCCACGAGCGCGAGAGCGACGTCGTCGCCGACGTGTATCCCGACGGGATCCACGCGGTCGTCGCGGACGCGCTGGAGGAGGGCGGCCACGAGGTGCGCACCGCGACGCTCGACGAGGGGCCGGAGCACGGACTTCCCGAAGAAGTCCTCGACGACACCGACGTGCTCGTCTGGTGGGGCCACGCCGCCCACGACGAGGTGCGCGACGCGGTCGTCGACCGGGTCCACGAGCGCGTCCTCGACGGGATGGGACTGCTGGTTCTCCACTCCGCGCACTACTCGAAGATCTTCAAGCGGCTGATGGGCACCAGCTGTTCGCTGAAGTGGCGCGAGGCCGCCGAGCGCGAGCGGCTGTGGACGATCGAGCCGAGCCACCCGATCGCGGACGGGATCGGCGAGCGGATCGAGCTGGACGAGACGGAGATGTACGGCGAGCGGTTCGACGTCCCCGCGCCCGACACCCTCGTCTTCACCTCCTGGTTCGAGGGCGGCGAGACGTTCCGCTCCGGCTGCTGTTACCGGCGCGGGAGCGGGAAGGTGTTCTACTTCCGGCCCGGCCACGAGACGTACCCGATCTACTACGACGAGGACGTCCGGCGGGTCCTCCGGAACGCGGTCGACTGGGCGGAGCCGGGCGACGGCCCGACGCCCGAGTTCGGTAACGCCGACCCGATCGAGGAGATCGACACGAGCGACGACCGGACGGTTCACTGATTGGAGTTAGCGGTGTACGGGAGATCTAACCACGGAATTCCGGTGAAACCCTCCGACGCCCCTGACATCAGTTGATAAATGATTGACCGGAGATCGGCCGCGAACACCTCCAAAGCCCCAGCCGCGAGGTCTCGCGCGACTCGCTGTCGTTCGAAAGGCGCTTCGCGCCTTTCGTGATGACGAGAGAGCTTCGCTCTCTCGAACCACGCTCCTCACACGGTCGCTACCGCTCCCTCGTTGCGGTGCTTGCGTCGTCGTGCTTCGTCCTCGCGGCTGCCCCTTTGAGTCCCGCCCCGCACCGCACAGCACCGCACCTCACGCCTCCCCAGCCTCGTCGCTGGCGGCCTTCGCTCCGCTCTGGCCGCCAGCGACTCCCTCGCGCGTGCTCCTCGCGGCCGCCGAAGGCGGCCACTCGGAGGCACGCGCCACCGCAGTTCGTTTATAAGTAATCGCCTCCGCCACTCACTCCATTTAAATATCGCATCACTGTCGCTGTACTGGTTCCGACGGCCGCGAAGAAACCGACGAGCCGGCGGCTCAACGGTGTAGAGTGACCGCCGCTACGGCGCGGACGTTGAAAGGCGGCCGCCTCACGCGAACGCGAGACGACCGGTTATGTCGCACGCCGGCGGCCGGTCGAGTAATCGTCCGTCGCCCGAGTATATAACCCCTCGTTCACGAGACCGCGAGCGAACGGCCGACGCGCCTCGTCAGTCCGGCCGATGAACCTCGCCGTCGCGCGAGTCGGCGTCCTTCCGGCGGAGCGCGGCGGCCGCGTTGTTCGCGTCGTAGCCGAAGAACACGTCCTTCGCGTACGTCTCGGCGACCTCGGTCGCGTGGATCAGGTCGTCGACGTCGACGTCGACCGCGTACAGCTCCAGGGAGAACGGCGTCTCGGGTGGCGCGCCGTGGAGGTCGTAGTCACCGCCGAGCCGCGAGCGGAACCCGCGCGCGATCGTCTCCAGCCAGTAGGTCGTCGCGTACTCCGTGTCGTACAGGGGAACGACGAACTCGTCGACGTGGTCGGCCAGCCGGTCGAGATCGAGGCCGGCGCGCTCGTAGAGGTGGTCGGGGTAGGGATCGGGGTAGAGGGTGAGCAGGAGCCGACCGGGGACCAGCTCGGCCGCCTCGGCCACGAACTCGGTGATGACGTCGGCGCGCCAGGCGGCGAACTCGTCGCGGTCGCTCTCGGCGAACAGGCGCTCGCAGCGGTCGCAGTGGCAGAACCCCTCGCGCGGGAACCCGACGTCGTCGAGGCGGACGTCGCCGTTCTCGGCGGCGCAGTCCGCGATGATCTCCAGTAAGCCCTCGCGGTACTCGGGGTGCGTCGGACAGATGTACGCCCAGTCGAAGTACTCGCGGTCGCGGGTCGCCGGCTCGCCGCGCTCGTCGACCGGGACGAGGTCGTCGTCCTCGCTCGCGGCGGCGTTGTCGCCGAAACACGACACCATGTTCACGGCGTTCGGCAGCGGCTCGGCCGACCGCCCCGTGACGTCTTTGACCTCGTAGAAGCCGAGGTCGAACGGCTCCATCTCGACCTCGTCGGCGTTGCGCGTGACGACCCCGTACATGGGGCCGGCTACGGGACTGGTCGGTAAAAACGGACGGTATCGCGGTGCTCGGGGCGCGATGCGACTCGCCGAGCGGCACGAGACGTAGTCGGTTCGGCCCGCGGAGGGCGCGAGCGCGGCGGTGCGGCGTTACTCGACTTCGACGGGCTGCTTGTCGCCGGCGAACAGGAAGTACGCGAGCGCGACGAGCGACAGCACGAGGACGAGCTTGGCTTTCTTGCTCATATCTGACGTTTCGTGGTACGGGCGCTAAAACTTACCGGAGGGCGATCGCGAGAGGGAGTCGCACTCCGAGGGCCGGTCGAGGGTTCAAACGTCGATGTGCTCGGCGATGTCCGCCCGGAGGATCGTCGCGCAGTAGTCGCAGCGCACGCCGTCGGCGACGACGTCGAACCGGGTCTCGATCGGCTCGTCGGCGTTGGTGATACAGTTGCGGTTCGGACAGGAAAGCACGCCCGTCACGCCGTCGGGGCGGGTGACGCGGTTCTTCTCGACCACCTCGAAGTCGCGGACGATGTTGATCGTCGCCTCGGGCGCGATGAGGGAGAGCACGTCGACCTCGGACTGCGACAGCTCCCGGTCTTCGACCTTCACGATGTCCTTGCGGCCGAGCCGGTCGGAGGGGACGTTCATCCCGACGGAGACGCCGAACCCCTCGGAGCCGTCGATGCCGAGGATGGCGAGGACGTTCAGCGCCTGCCCGGCCTCGACGTGGTCGATGACGGTGCCGTCGCGGATCTTCGAGACGCGCAGCTCGTGTTCGCTCATCGGTCCACCTCCGTCCCCTCGTCGCCGTCCGGACTCGCGTTCTCCAGGAGGGTGTCGAGCAGCGCCATCCGCACCGGAATGCCGTTGTGCGCCTGCTCGAAGTAGCGCGCGTGGTCGGTCTCGTCGACGTCGGGCGCGATCTCGTCGACGCGCGGCAGCGGGTGCATGACGGTGAGGTCGTCGGCGGCGCTGTCGAGCGTCTCGGCGTCGATCCGGTACTCGCCCGCGACGCGGTGGTACTCGTTCTCGTCCGGGAACCGCTCCTTCTGGATCCGGGTGACGTACAGCACGTCGAGCTCGTCGAGGACCGGTTCGAGCTCCTCGTGTTCGCGGATCTGCGCGCCCGTCTCGTGGAGGTCGAAGCGCACGGAGCGCGGGAGCCGCAGCGACTCGGGGCTGATGAAGTGCTGGTTGGCGTCGAACTCCGTCAGCGCGGCCGCCAGCGAGTGGACCGTCCGCCCGTACTTCAGGTCGCCCATGATCCCGATGGTGAGGTCGTCGAGCCCGTGGTCCTCGCGGATGGTGTGGAGGTCGAGGAGGGTCTGGGAGGGGTGTTGCCCCGCGCCGTCACCCGCGTTGACCACGGGGACGTCCACGCGCTCGCCGGCCAGCGTCGCGGCGCCCTCGCTGGGGTGACGGAGGACGAGCGCGTCGGCGTACCCCTCGATGACGCGGACGGTGTCCGACAGCGACTCCCCTTTGGACACCGACGAGGAGTCGACGTCGCCCATGTCGATGGTGTTCATCCCGAGGCGCTTGGCCGCGCTGTCGAAGCTCATCCGGGTGCGCGTGCTGGGCTCGAAGAAGCAGAGCGCGAGCACGCGACCGGCGTGCCGGTCGGCGTAGGCGGCGGGGTCGTCGGCGACCGCCCGGGCCCGGTCGAGCACGGCCTCGATGTCATCCCGCGAGAGCTGGGTCGCGGTGATGAGGTGGTCCTGTCGCATCGTCTGAGATGGGACTCGGCAGTATCTTGAATCCCTCGGCTCGGCCGTCGTAACGGGTGTTCACGTCCGTGCGGATCCCTGTGACCGACGGTTTCGAGATTCGCAGAACGCGGTGATAGTTCACACGCTCGGCGGCCGCCGACAC of Halorubrum trapanicum contains these proteins:
- a CDS encoding ThuA domain-containing protein, with the translated sequence MARVTVWNEYRHERESDVVADVYPDGIHAVVADALEEGGHEVRTATLDEGPEHGLPEEVLDDTDVLVWWGHAAHDEVRDAVVDRVHERVLDGMGLLVLHSAHYSKIFKRLMGTSCSLKWREAAERERLWTIEPSHPIADGIGERIELDETEMYGERFDVPAPDTLVFTSWFEGGETFRSGCCYRRGSGKVFYFRPGHETYPIYYDEDVRRVLRNAVDWAEPGDGPTPEFGNADPIEEIDTSDDRTVH
- the pyrI gene encoding aspartate carbamoyltransferase regulatory subunit, translating into MSEHELRVSKIRDGTVIDHVEAGQALNVLAILGIDGSEGFGVSVGMNVPSDRLGRKDIVKVEDRELSQSEVDVLSLIAPEATINIVRDFEVVEKNRVTRPDGVTGVLSCPNRNCITNADEPIETRFDVVADGVRCDYCATILRADIAEHIDV
- a CDS encoding thioredoxin family protein is translated as MTLETLAPAADLDADAFDDAVLEALGADDYVFKVWGGDWCGDCQRQLPEFGAALAAAGVPDDRIEAYPVTKGPDGKEGELVAEYGIELIPTVVVESPDGEELARFVEEEAVSIAAYLADRLADVEATA
- a CDS encoding MOSC domain-containing protein is translated as MTAESTRTGAVDALVTAPESGAPPVRRDAVEIRPDGVAGDRYRSGDGHFRLDACAVTLVAAEALAAVREETGIDVRDGRHRRNVVVDGFGAEMDALLDATVAVGDALLRPTRRRPPCAHVEELAGEDGLASALRNRGGLCCDVVEPGRVAVGDAVAVREADPRTAGAAIAERLAERERTAEEDRTADRE
- the pyrB gene encoding aspartate carbamoyltransferase, whose amino-acid sequence is MRQDHLITATQLSRDDIEAVLDRARAVADDPAAYADRHAGRVLALCFFEPSTRTRMSFDSAAKRLGMNTIDMGDVDSSSVSKGESLSDTVRVIEGYADALVLRHPSEGAATLAGERVDVPVVNAGDGAGQHPSQTLLDLHTIREDHGLDDLTIGIMGDLKYGRTVHSLAAALTEFDANQHFISPESLRLPRSVRFDLHETGAQIREHEELEPVLDELDVLYVTRIQKERFPDENEYHRVAGEYRIDAETLDSAADDLTVMHPLPRVDEIAPDVDETDHARYFEQAHNGIPVRMALLDTLLENASPDGDEGTEVDR
- a CDS encoding PLP-dependent cysteine synthase family protein is translated as MDDYILSTLGSPLVRVDAPAGTTVAAKVESRNPGGSAKDRPARYMVEAAEEAGEIEPGDRIVEPTSGNTGIGLAMVGAVRGYDVRLVIPEGKSVERRRLMKAYGATVELVDGDISAAKERADELEEDPNTVQLRQFENPANPRAHYETTGPEILDQVGDRTIDALVAGVGTGGTLSGIGRRLREAFPDVRIDAVEPADNAVLSGGPAGNDGFQGMGPGFVAPNLDVDLIDEIRTVELEDAEAECRRLAREEGILVGQSSGASNLAAKDVAAELRERGSFAGEEPLVVTVFWDSGERYLTAGTFDE